One Vigna unguiculata cultivar IT97K-499-35 chromosome 7, ASM411807v1, whole genome shotgun sequence genomic region harbors:
- the LOC114192374 gene encoding eukaryotic translation initiation factor 3 subunit E, translating into MADYDLTPRMAPNLDRHLVFPLLEFLQERQLYDDDLILKAKIDLLNNTNMVDYAMDIHKSLYHTEDVPHDMVERRAEVVARLKSLEEAAAPLVSFLQNAAAVQELRADKQYNLQMLNDRYQIGPAQIEALYQYAKFQFECGNYSGAADYLYQYRALCTNSERSLSALWGKLAAEILMQNWDIALEELNRLKEIIDSKSFASPLNQVQSRIWLMHWSLFIFFNHDNGRTQIIDLFNQDKYLNAIQTSAPHLLRYLATAFIVNKRRRPQFKDFIKVIQQEQHSYKDPITEFLACVYVNYDFDGAQKKMRECEEVILNDPFLGKRVEESNFSTVPLRDEFLENARLFIFETYCRIHQRIDMGVLAEKLNLNYEEAERWIVNLIRSSKLDAKIDSHTGTVIMEPNHPNVYEQLIDHTKALNGRTYKLVSQLLEHAQGQAAR; encoded by the exons ATGGCTGATTACGACCTTACCCCGCGGATGGCGCCGAACCTCGACAGGCATTTGGTGTTCCCTCTTTTGGAGTTTCTGCAGGAGCGCCAGCTATACGACGATGACCTCATCTTGAAGGCGAAGATCGACCTCCTCAACAACACCAACATGGTTGATTACGCCATGGACATCCACAAGAGTCTCTACCACACCGAGGATGTTCCTCATGACATGGTTGAGCGCCGAGCCGAGGTTGTCGCCCGCCTCAAGTCCCTCGAGGAGGCCGCCGCCCCCCTTGTCTCCTTCCTCCAGAACGCCGCCGCCGTGCAGGAGCTCCGTGCTGATAAGCAGTATAACCTCCAGATGCTCAATGACCGATATCAG ATTGGTCCTGCACAAATAGAGGCACTTTACCAATATGCCAAGTTTCAGTTTGAGTGTGGAAACTACTCTGGTGCTGCTGACTATCTTTATCAGTACAGAGCTTTGTGCACAAATAGTGAAAGGAGCTTGAGTGCATTGTGGGGGAAGCTGGCAGCTGAAATTTTGATGCAGAACTGGGACATTGCTCTTGAAGAGCTCAATCGCTTGAAGGAAATCATTGACTCAAAG AGTTTTGCATCGCCTTTGAACCAGGTGCAGAGCAGAATATGGCTGATGCATTGGAGTCTGTTCATCTTTTTTAATCATGACAATGGAAGAACACAAATAATTGATCTGTTCAATCAGGACAA GTATCTAAATGCTATCCAAACCAGTGCCCCACACCTTTTACGATACCTGGCCACAGCATTCATTGTTAACAAGAGAAGAAGGCCACAATTCAAAGACTTTATTAAAGTTATTCAACAAGAGCAACATTCATATAAAGATCCCATCACTGAGTTTTTGGCTTGTGTTTATGTCAACTATGACTTTGATGGGGCACAAAAGAAGATGCGGGAATGCGAAGAa GTAATTCTCAATGATCCCTTCCTtggtaaaagggttgaagaaaGCAACTTTTCAACTGTACCACTGAGGGATGAGTTCCTTGAAAATGCTAGGCTATTTATCTTTGAGACATACTGTAGAATACATCAACGTATTGACATGGG AGTGCTTGCTGAGaagttaaatttgaattatgagGAGGCTGAGAGATGGATTGTTAATCTCATCCGTAGCTCAAAGCTTGATGCGAAAATTGACTCTCACACCGGAACAGTTATCATGGAGCCTAATCATCCAAACGT TTATGAACAACTGATAGACCATACCAAGGCCCTTAACGGGCGCACCTACAAGTTGGTTAGTCAACTTCTGGAACATGCACAAGGTCAAGCAGCCCGATAA
- the LOC114190685 gene encoding probable inactive purple acid phosphatase 16: METEGGGKWKILLPVLFLSLISTVRSASALRFRSVCGAAERQVRMPEGAGFKIGLFADLHFGEDAWTEWGPRQDLNSINVMNSVLHHENPDLVIYLGDVITANNIMIANASLYWDQAISPARNRGIPWASVFGNHDDAAFEWPLEWFSPPGIPPIHCPQTTTSYSGDDECSFKGTGRLELMSNEMKHNGSFSRYGPRNLWPSVSNYVLQVSSPDDPPSPVAFLYFLDSGGGSYPELISNDQVEWFRKKAEEINPDSRVPEIVFWHIPSTAYEVVAPKFDIRKPCVGSINKESVAAQEVETGIMDLLANRTSVKAIFVGHNHGLDWCCPYNKLWLCYARHTGYGGYGDWPRGARILQINQTPFSLHSWIRMEDGQVHSEVILSSKL; this comes from the exons ATGGAAACTGAAGGAGGAGGTAAGTGGAAGATACTGTTACCCGtactctttctctctctgaTCTCCACCGTCCGATCAGCATCCGCCTTACGATTCCGATCGGTGTGCGGTGCGGCGGAGAGACAGGTTCGAATGCCGGAGGGTGCAGGCTTCAAGATTGGGCTCTTCGCGGACCTGCATTTTGGGGAGGACGCGTGGACGGAGTGGGGCCCACGCCAAGACCTGAACTCCATCAACGTCATGAACTCGGTGCTCCACCATGAAAATCCAG ATTTGGTGATATATCTTGGTGATGTCATCACGGCAAACAATATAATGATTGCAAATGCAAGCTTGTATTGGGATCAGGCAATCTCCCCAGCAAGAAATAGAGGCATACCATGGGCCAGTGTATTTGGAAACCATGATGATGCTGCATTTGAGTGGCCATTGGAGTGGTTCTCTCCACCTGGCATTCCTCCGATTCACTGTCCTCAAACCACAACTTCATATTCAG GCGATGATGAATGTAGCTTCAAAGGAACAGGACGATTGGAGCTGATGTCAAATGAGATGAAGCACAATGGATCATTTTCTAGGTATGGCCCAAGAAATCTTTGGCCAAGTGTATCCAACTATGTCCTTCAAGTTTCATCACCCGATGATCCACCATCACCGGTGGCTTTCCTTTACTTTCTTGATTCTGGTGGTGGTTCGTATCCAGAACTCATATCCAATGACCAGGTAGAATGGTTCCGGAAAAAAGCTGAAGAAATTAACCCTGACTCAAG AGTTCCGGAGATTGTTTTCTGGCATATTCCAAGTACGGCTTATGAGGTGGTGGCTCCCAAGTTTGACATACGAAAACCTTGTGTAGGGTCGATCAACAAGGAAAGTGTTGCTGCTCAAGAAGTTGAAACGGGTATCATGGATCTTCTTGCCAACAGAACTTCTGTCAAG GCAATTTTTGTTGGACACAACCATGGATTGGACTGGTGCTGCCCATACAATAAACTGTGGTTATGCTATGCTAGGCACACTGGTTACGGTGGCTATGGAGATTGGCCTAGAGGAGCACGAATTTTACAGATCAACCAAACACCATTTTCTCTTCATTCTTGGATAAGGATGGAGGATGGTCAAGTGCACAGTGAAGTTATCTTGAGTTCAAAGTTATGA
- the LOC114190124 gene encoding probable glutathione S-transferase, with protein sequence MGEEVKVIATPQSFPCARIEWALRIKGVDYQYFKEDLTNKSPLLLQSNPVHKKVPVFIHNSKPIAESLVILEYIDETWKNNPLLPIDPYQRAQARFWARFIDEKILYGVWGATVAEGEEKGKAVESALESLAFLEKEIEGKKYFGGEKIGYLDIAAGWLSYWLSVLEELGEMQLLNAERFPSLHQWTQNFIQTSPIKDCIPSRESVVQYFSFGINYTRSLASNKSS encoded by the exons ATGGGAGAAGAAGTGAAGGTGATTGCTACCCCTCAAAGCTTCCCTTGTGCAAGGATTGAGTGGGCATTAAGGATAAAGGGTGTGGATTATCAGTATTTCAAAGAAGATTTGACAAATAAGAGTCCTTTGCTTCTTCAATCTAACCCTGTCCACAAGAAAGTTCCAGTCTTTATTCACAATTCCAAACCAATCGCTGAATCACTTGTCATCCTCGAATACATAGATGAGACATGGAAGAACAACCCTCTGCTACCCATTGATCCTTATCAGAGAGCACAGGCTCGCTTCTGGGCCAGGTTTATCGATGAGAAG ATATTGTATGGTGTGTGGGGAGCAACTGTGGCTGAGGGAGAAGAGAAGGGAAAGGCTGTGGAGAGTGCATTAGAGTCATTGGCATTTCTTGAGAAGGAAATTGAAGGGAAGAAGTATTTTGGAGGAGAGAAGATTGGTTATCTTGATATAGCAGCTGGGTGGTTGTCTTACTGGCTCAGTGTTCTGGAAGAGCTTGGAGAGATGCAACTTTTGAATGCAGAGAGATTCCCTTCTCTTCATCAATGGACTCAAAACTTCATTCAGACTTCACCTATCAAAGATTGCATTCCATCTAGAGAAAGTGTTGTTCAGTATTTCAGCTTTGGAATCAACTACACTCGTTCCTTGGCATCCAATAAATCTTCATAG
- the LOC114192446 gene encoding protein IQ-DOMAIN 14 has translation MAKRKSWFVWVKRLFTSEPKDNKKANKWGWSFGRIKQRQYPTITAPNITLIEASAEQRKHALTVAIATAAAAEAAVAAAHAAAEVVKLTGASRSHSYLSKGDRSLAAIKIQSAYRAHLARKALRALKGVIRLQAIIRGQAVRRQVSNTIQNFHSSARNQVEILERSSHTAEHTKQNPKQKKKLEDKELKSECDSQRTWDCSLLSREDIEAILYRKQEAMVKRERMKQYSSSQRERKNPQMVEESMQNMKFGRESCRTLGEWLHKETCDLNMMYKPITLPSNLMTAKQEWQEGLSPHISIPRKSFSLVKRSSNGDENSMSNSPVFPTYMAVTESSKAKMRSVSTPKQRTGILDICSNHNEGISFYSSCYGESSSTNENHASYQQRC, from the exons ATGGCAAAGAGAAAGAGCTGGTTTGTATGGGTGAAAAGGCTATTCACTTCTGAGCCAAAGGACAACAAA AAGGCAAACAAATGGGGGTGGAGTTTTGGAAGGATCAAGCAGAGACAGTATCCTACAATTACAGCTCCAAATATAACATTGATTGAGGCAAGTGCAGAACAGAGAAAGCATGCTTTAACTGTGGCTATTGCAACTGCAGCAGCTGCTGAAGCTGCAGTTGCTGCTGCACATGCTGCTGCTGAGGTTGTCAAGCTCACAGGTGCTTCTCGTTCTCACTCATATCTTTCCAAGGGAGACAGAAGTTTAGCTGCCATCAAGATCCAAAGCGCATACCGTGCACATCTT GCCAGGAAAGCATTAAGAGCATTGAAGGGAGTAATAAGACTGCAAGCCATAATTCGTGGACAAGCTGTGAGACGTCAAGTGTCAAACACTATACAGAATTTTCACTCCAGTGCAAGAAatcaagtggaaattcttgaaAGAAGTAGCCATACGGCTGAACATACCAAGCAAAATccaaagcaaaagaaaaagttaGAAGACAAGGAGCTGAAG TCTGAATGCGATAGCCAAAGAACATGGGATTGTAGCTTGCTCTCTAGAGAAGACATTGAAGCTATATTGTACAGAAAACAAGAGGCCATGGTCAAAAGAGAGCGTATGAAACAGTACTCTTCTTCACAAAGG GAGAGAAAAAATCCACAGATGGTGGAAGAATCTATGCAGAACATGAAGTTTGGAAGAGAGAGTTGTCGAACACTTGGGGAGTGGCTGCATAAAGAAACATGTGATTTGAATATGATGTATAAGCCAATAACTCTTCCTTCAAACTTGATGACAGCAAAACAAGAATGGCAAGAAGGGTTGAGTCCACATATTTCAATCCCAAGGAAATCATTTTCTCTTGTAAAAAGAAGttcaaatggggatgaaaattCGATGTCAAACTCTCCAGTTTTCCCTACATACATGGCTGTTACTGAATCCAGCAAAGCAAAGATGAGGTCTGTTAGCACACCAAAGCAGAGAACAGGAATTCTTGACATATGCTCCAATCACAATGAAGGAATTTCCTTTTACTCTTCTTGTTATGGTGAAAGTAGCAGCACCAATGAAAACCATGCAAGTTACCAACAAAGATGCTAG